From the Aspergillus puulaauensis MK2 DNA, chromosome 1, nearly complete sequence genome, the window TTATGAGCTTGCGTGCTGCCTGGATTCCGCCGCAGATGGTCGCCAACCCGGCCAACTATAGTACAAAGGCTGATCCAGTGAATGAAAATGACCGTCCTTTGGTCATTTGGATGTAGGAAGTCGCTTGGGGCTGGCTCTTGGACGTTGCAGTCGTGTTGGTTGATGATGCATGGCCTTCCTTGGCAGATGGCAGTCAGCCTCTCTCTAGCCTGCGTGCTCACTTGATTTAGCAGCAGTTCCAATGATAAAAATTGGTTCAGAGCAACTTACAAACAGTGTCCACCAGATTCTGCGCCGGAGACCCAGACTCTCTCCTGCCCGGAGTGGTTGGCCTGGCTTTGGTTCCCGGTGCAGCCCTATCTCCTGAGCCTGACGAACAGCGACTCccacccaccaccagacACTATCCATACTGACTATTGTTGGCGGAGATGCCGCCCGCCAGTAAAAGAGCATCACGGCTATTAGGCTCGCCAGCGGATTTGGTTCGTAGCCCCCTTGGATCAATAGTTTCGCCTTTTCATAATACCCAATAGGATGCTCTGCGTGAAGCAGAGACGGCTGGATGGCACTTCCAACCAGGGCGATGGCTTGATGAAGCGAAAGAGAATTCTCAAACTCGGCAGTGTTGAGTAGCGTGGCATCGAGTACGGGACAGAATGTCTGGCAGTTTTTCAAAACAAGCTCTGTGTAAGACATTCGGAGAGATGGGGGCAACGGATGGATTGGGACATGGATGTCTATAGTGACTGGCCCGCCACTGCGGCTGTTTGGGGCATGTTGCTTGTCAGACAGAAGGGGCATGTACCCTGACTCGTCCAGATAGCTTGCTTGGGGGTCATTGCTCGAAGACGTCTGGTGCTCCGGTACCTGTGAATGAGAGGGCCTGAACCCAGTCTGTAAATGGTCAAAGAACGCAGCGTCTGTCTGTATTGACGCCAATGGTGCTTGGGTGGTGAGCGGACCAGCCTCGGCGGGGGCTTGCGAGATGGGCCTCGCGGTTACCGCCTGCAGGCTCTCCCGGTATACCGACTGTGTAATAGGTGGTAGGGAGAGGAGTCCATAGGCACTGGGCTCCGAATTGCCATAGCAGACAGCATCCTGCGTGCCAGTCTCGCAGGGAATGAGGCTCGTCCCACATTGGTCTGTACCCCCAGCTGGTTCAGGGCGGCGGATGTTTCGCCGAGACGGACGCAGGCTTCAGGCCAGATGTTAGATCCCGTGGCTGTACCCTGGAACAGGCGGGAACGTACATGCATTCACTTTTACTCTGGGTGCAGTTCAGGCAGGGCGGGTTACTTCCGCTCCTCTGGGACTCGAGATCACACTTGATCTGCCGGGGTTCACCAATGTATCAGCACACGGCGGAAACGGCGGGTGGTTATTCGCAGCCAAGCTACTTGCATAGGCTGTGTGGACACACCTTCTTCTCATGACATCGTCGGCAGACCGCTCGCGCTCGCCTGCGTGCCCTGGGAGGCCGGCTATCTGCTGTACCGAGTGGTGGTGTCTGCTGTTGTGGTTGGGCCGCCCACCCAACTTCTGGACGAGGAATCCCAGGCTCTGGCATGTTGACGGTGGTCGGCACTGCATGGTAGCCGAGAAGAGTCTCGCTTTTAAACCGAGCTGCAGAGCTCCATGGCCTTGCGGGGAGGGCTGGGCACTGGGGCTGGAGAAGCGCACCTGGGATATCTAGCGTACGAGACCCCCGCATTTTGCTGGGTGGCTCTCGGCAACTGTTGCCTCCCCTGGTGCTGCCGGCTATTGCTTGACTATTAGATTGCAAACTCCACTGGGCTCGTGCGTCAGTGCACCTGCTTCAGACGGCGGGCATTGGTGTGCGAGGATGCAACAAGTGCGGTAAAGTTCCGGCTGCGGTTTCAACTTTCGCGGCTACGACTGCCCTACAGCCTACCAAGTTTTCCATTTATTCGCAATATTGAAGTTGCTATGCAAGAAAAGCCGTGCAGTAGTATTTCCGCTGATGTGCCCGTGTCAGCCACCATGCCGCGCGCCTTCTATAACCAAGCTGGCCCCGTTACCAATGTCGCCACAATCGACACGGGTGGCTTACAGGATAGAGTTGCAATTATTACTGGAGGTCAGTCGAATGATTGCTGGCTAGAAACTGACTGCTGAGTTGTTTGTGCTTCAGGCTGCAGTGGGTTGGGCTATGGTTATGCAAAAGCCCTCGTCGCGGCAGGGTATAAGTCGACCTCCTGCTAGGGCTGGCAGCTTCATCGCTCACAATTTGCAGATGTTATGTTGTGCTCGCGGATCTGAGGCCACCGCCGGAGCCCTTTGAAGAAACACAGTACGTTTGTATGGATGGGCGTCTTACCCGGCCTGCAAGGCTGATAGTCACAGAGCAATCTTCGTGCAATGCGACGTGACGATCTGGGAACAGCAGCGTGCTGTTTTTGAGACTGCGACTCGGCGATCCTCTACCGGCAAGATCGATATTGTCATAGCCAACGCAGGCATCGCCGGCCCTGATGTTCTATCCGGTAACCGGAATCCCCCATTTGTCAGGACGTAGCAATTAGCTGACCTTCAGACCAAAGGGCTTGCTGACGAGGTTCCACAACCACCCCAGACAACCATGATTGACGTTAACCTTACGGGCGTGCTCTATACAACAAAGCTTGCCGCGTGGTATTTCTCTCGCCAGCATCGCGACCCTCTGGACGGGTGCCTTGTGCTCGCGGGAAGTATAATGGGATATATTGACACCCAAAGCTCCGCCATCTACGGTGCATCTAAATTTGCCATCAGAGGGCTGATGTGCTGCCTAAGGAGAAAGGGCGTCTTTAGGGTCAATAGCATTGCTCCTTGGTTAGTGGATATTCCCTGGTAGGGTGTGAATACGCGTTCCATTAATATCTGCAGGATGATTGAGACCCCCATCATGAGTAAGGATTTCATTGGAAGCATTCGgccccagctgcaggaaatggACCTCGACCTTGCTCTCGCCGAAGATGCAGTGAGGGCAGTCTTGCGGATTGTAACAGATCGGGCAATGAATGGTGAGTTGCACCAAATTGGATGCAGCCCATATCTAATTCCTGTCAAGGGCACTCCCTAGCAATCGTTCCGCGGCAACTCGCACCATCCGGCTATCTGGACCTCGATCTAGATGACTTTGAAGTTGGTACTGCTGCAGATCGACTTCAAAAGGCGGCCAGTACAATCGACTACAGTCTTTTCCGTCACGAATTGTCTTGATCAGTGCTCAATATTCCTCAACGAAACCCAAATGGAAAATAGTCATCTCGCAAGCCGTAGATCTGTGAATATGTACTTTGTATGGTATTATCTGCTGAGCTCTTAAGGAAAGGTCCCCCTTTTCCGTCGAAAATAGACGCCGCGGACTATCCTTTCCACGCGGAACGCTGGCCAGCCAGACAGAGGCGAATTGGAAATTCGTGATACAGAAGTAAATAAATTCCTTGGTGACCAAGGCAACCGATGAAAGCAGCTCGTGCAGTGGGTACAGGCAGACGATACGTAGAGCCGTCTCAATGGATATACACTGTTTGGTCTGCTTATCTCTGAACATGCCAGTTCATCAGGTATGGTAGTGTCCAGGAATCATATCACATCACCCATGCTGCAAAGTCGGGCACAAAAGACTATATGAAAACCAAACCCATGatcaaaccaacccagcctTCCTTGAAAGCCAACTACGAGACATCCCAGATTCACTCGTTTCACCAGCGCATCCACGCCAGCCCCCGTTCCCAGGTCTGGCCTCCCACAATGGCCAGCAATATGCCAGGAATTATTCCAACGTAAATCCCCTGTAGTTCTGCTCTCGCACCGTGCGGAGTGTTTCCCGATACTTCAAAAGCCCACCGGAGTAGTTGAGGGGCTCCTTCGGTTTGCCCGGGATATTTGCACCGTTGTACCAGGAATCCGTGTAGTGGCGTAGGGTTTTCGCACTGAGTTGGTTGATTTCAACCTTCCATTCGATCTCTGCAGCGCCGTCGGCATCGATTCTCTGGTGACCTTGGAGTCGCATGTCAACAAGAGCCTTGACGATCCAGTCCCCTTGGAGTTCAATACACGCGGCCCCGTTGCTGAACGCGGACGGGGCTTGCGGCCCATATGTAAAGAAGAAGTTTGGGAATCCCGATGTTGCCATTCCAAGGTACGTATGGGTTCCCTCAGCCCACTTGTCCACCAGGGCCTTCCCACCGAGACCGTGGATCGCGATGTTCTTGATTCCGCCGGTCAACGAGTCGAATCCTGTTGCAACGGCCAGAACGTCCAGCTCATGGACGGTGCCATCTGCGGTGCGAATCCCCTCGGGCTCGAACCCAATGATTGGGTGTGCTTTGATATCCACGACATCGACATTTGGGCGATTGAACTTCTCGTACAGCCCCTGCTCCAAGGCGACGCGCTTGGCCCCGAAAGGGTGCGGTGGCTCCATAGGCGCCAGTATGTCTGCCTTTGCCTTGTCCTTGACGCGGGCTCGAATCTTATCACGCCAGAAATTGTAGGCCTCTCGGTTGGCGTCGAGATCCCGTGAGATGTCGTTATAGTTGTTCATGTAAAAGCGAAACCCCCCCTTGGAGCCGGTTAGCCATCGGACATATATTGGAGATGGATTTGTAGGGTAGTCTCACCATGCTCCACAGTTCCTCGTACAGAGCCTGGCGCTCCTCAGGTGGATGGTcagatgaagcagaattCCTCGGTTCATACAGGAATCCACCGAAAGTATGCCATCTGCGCTCAAACCACTCTGGGTACTTGACTTTATGGGCTGCCTGCTCCTCAAGTGTCAAGGCCTTCTGCTCCATGGGACAGCAGAGGTTCGGTGTCCGCTGGAACATTTTAACACTGCCCGTTTCACCAACCTCGTCGGCCCACTCTTGAGTAATTTGGATGCCAGTAGCACCGGACCCCAAGACTCCAACGCGCCGGCCCTTCACGTTCACTGGCTCGGGTGGCCAAAACGAACTATGGTGCATTATCCCCTTGAAGGAGTCACGGCCGCTATATTCGGGGATATAGCGCTTTGCAGCGAACCCCGTGGATGCAATCAAGTATCGTGATTGGAATGTTCTCCCCGTGGCCGAGCTGACCGTCCAAGTGTCTGTGCCCTCGTCGAACCTGGCCCCTGTTGCCTTGGTGTTGAAATATACGTCCTTGCTGATACCCAGTTTAGAGTCAACGTGGTGGAAATACCTCTGCAGCTCGGCCTGGTCCGGATATTCACATGTCCAAGTCCAGTCTTCCCAGACTTCTGGAAGAGAGTAGCAGTAGACAGGATACTGCGTGTCAACTCTGGCACCTGGATATCTGTTGGAATGCCAAACGCCACCCAGGTCAGAGCCCATCTCCACCGCTCGCACCGTGAAGCCCCGTCTTCTGAGTTGGTAGAGCAAGTACACCCCAGCAAACCCAGCGCCAATAATCAGCACGTCTAATGTCTCAACTCCCGGCGCAGATGGAGTGGAGTCGCTCACCATGGCCTCATGTGTCCCGTTCGTGCCGTTGCGGCTGCTGGCACGGTGAAGACGACGCTGGCCGCTGATTTCTCTTGTCATGGCTGTTTTGGGGGACGATGCCATTTACCTGTTGTGCTAGATAAACGCCGACTAACTTGAGAAAGTGTCATAGTTTATGTACAGCGGCATTTGCGATGAGCAGAGCCGTGTTGTAGCAGAGAATACGGCATGGGACCAGTTACCCCAATTGATACCACTGCGGCAATGAACGCGCTTCGGCAATGGTGGATTCAAAGCCGACCTCCACACCCGAATGACTAGGAAGGTATCAGTGGGAAGCGTCCGGCTGTCTCCACCATTCTTTGCCATTGCGGCAATGTATAGTGTGGAAGCGAACAGTGTCCCAGCCTGTCGGGAAACAAACGCACCAGTACCGAAACTCCCAATCAGCCCTACCCTACTAGCACTTCAAGACCCATGCAGCTTGGGATACCGCTCTCTGGCAGGTCTTGACTAGTAGCAGCTGTGCCCGTGTTGAGCAGTCTGACTATCGTAAACGTGGAAACATCCTTCGGCAGAGGACCAGTACATATACATCGCGTTCGATCAGATACACTCCACGGCCAATATTTGTGGTATATTATTTAATGGCAGACACAAACACTCCGTATCTAACTCTCGCCATCTTGCATGACGGACGACTTTATATACTGCTCGAAATCCTGCAAAAAGCTCCATTTTGCAAGGTGGGCCcatcctttctctttccagTGGTTGATGCTTTTGGGGAAAAAGTCGATGACCTTTGGCGCATGAGTGTCATGAGAGAATAGTACAAAAATGTTGCCACTGCAATCAAGCTCTTGAACTTTGCGAATCGTGGAGATAGCATCAGGAACCGAAAGACCCAGCAGAGGATTCAAGAAGGCCTGTCCTGGTTCGATTCCCCGTGACGACTGGAGATCGTCGAGGATATGCCCAGGGCAAAAGCTGCCCGCAAGGTCGAGGGGTGTCAGCGGGTTAGGCGAAATAGACGACGGGATGGGCAGATAAGTGGATGGGCGCAGTTCTGCTGCGTGGTGTATGGCGTCCCCAGCGAGAAATACAAAGGTGTCGGGCGAGGATGTCGTCCTCACAAGAGCACAGATGTGGCCAAGTGCGTGCCCTGGGGCGTCGAGAATGTAGAATGACCCATCCCCAAAGTAGTCGTGTGCCTTCATCTGGCCGATATCCAAACATGACTTGGAAAAGTCTATCTCGATCAAACGACGGCCCCTGGAATTGACGGCGTTAGCAGAAGACTTCGTTTCTCTCCCTAGTCTCTCTGTACCTGCAATCGCTCTCTAGGATGGGAGAGTCTTTGCGTGCCGGATAGCCGGGGCAAAATGCGTCTTTGAATCCAGGGCCAACGACCAAGTCGGTGGTAGTTGGAAACGTCGACGGGGCTCCGATATGGTCCCAATGCCAGTGGCTGGTTGAGGTTATTCCCATGTCAGCTGTACGACACATGGTTTATCACGTCAAGCCAGGTCATCCACACCCACCTCCAAACGATTGCCTCGATATCAATGGCATCCACCCCATGGTCCTTCAAAATGTCCACCACATGCCTGTCTGCTGACAGCTGCCAGGAAGTGGACTCTAGCCGATTGACCGTATCCGGTGGAAGGCTGTGCCAATCTGGCCGAATCCCAAGATCATACACAACCTTGCGGCCTTGCAGATTCTCAATgagaaaggagaaggatggTAGGGTGGGAAAGTGATCAAACCCAGGAATGGGGCGCCCAACAGCAAGCTCTGGAGATATTCCCAAGCCTCGAATTGTTGTCAATCACCTTCACAGTCGCGCAGGCGCCGGGTGGTACATTGATTTTGGGCGCAGCCATCATGAGTGCGTCAACAGGGGAAGCAGTGCTGCACTGCTATCACCTCTACTCAACGGGTATAAATGGCTTTTTGCCAGCTGGTATCTCCCTGGTGGCCGTCAACCGGTAATCCGGCATTCGGCTGGGCCTGTGCGGGGAAGCAAGCCATGGTATTTCAATGTGTCTTCCTTCTTGTTTGTCATTGACCGGATCTGGAGAAGATTCCTTGCAGAATTGCAAAGAAAGCAAACGCGTTCCACATAGCAGTCATGAGTATGCACGCAGTCCGGTGGCATGGCGATGAGAATGGCATGTCCCTGAAGTACGAAACAGTAGACAAACCGCACCTCCGACCGGGATGGGTAATGGTGAAGAATGCCTGGTCTGGGATTTGTGGCTCTGGTAAATCAGCAGCTGCCGACACTTCCCCAATCAACCTTGCTGATGCGACTTGCAGACTTGCACGAGTATTGCTATGGGCCTAAGAATGGACCTTTGACGCCGCATCCGGTGACTGGAGAGTCTCTGCCAACTGGCGTTGGTGGGCATacacctttttttttttttttttcaatggTGGCACACACTGCTAACCCTAGTTGCCACAGGCCACGAGTTCTCTGGCACAGTCCATGCAGTCGGAGAAGGGGTGTCGGATCTGGAAGTCGGCCAGAAGGTGGTTGTATTTCCGTCGATCATGGACCACACCTGTCATTACTGCCACGAGGAGATATTTGGTCTGTGCGAGTCAAGAGGCTTCATGGGCTACAGCGGTTACGGTGGAGGCATGCAAGAGTACGTCTGTGTTGAACGGATCGCCATCCACAAAGTGCCACACCACGTTCCTTTGGATATTGCTGCCCTAACTGAGCCGCTGGCGGTGGCATGGCATGGGGTGCTTTTATCTAACCCAAAACCCGACCATGTCGCCCTCGTTCTAGGCGCAGGTAAGCGAGACGAGGCATGCTATATCTAGGTCTGTTTCCTCCAGGCTTACTTCGAGCAGGGCCCATCGGTGTCAGTGTCATAATGGGGCTGCAGGCGCACGGAGTCCAGAACATTTATGTGTCTGAGCCGTCCGAGCAGCGTGCTGAAAGGGCAATGGCAGCCGGCGCGACCAAGGTGTTCAATCCGGCCAAAGACAACATTGTCGCATCTATCCAAGCGGTGAGCGATGGGCTTGGTGCTCATATTGTATTTGAATGTGCTGGGGTGCAGAGCGCATTGGATGCTGCGTTTGCGGGGGCGAGGGGGAAAGCGAGAGTCATTGAACTGGCTAAATATCCACAGCCAGTCTCAGTATGGCCAAACACTTTCAATAAAAAGGGCCTGGCTTACATTCAGTCCAATATTTACACCCGATAGGAGTTCCAGGAAgtggttgatgctgttgccTCCGGTTCGCTTTTCCCTCCAGCCGCGCGTGCACCTCCTCCTAACTGATGACCTTCTTACAGGGCGCATCGGAGCTCCAGGCGCTATGGTTACTGCCAGGATTCCACTTCAGGATGCCATTTCTGGCGGGTTCGAAGAATTGCTGAAAACAAAGGACAAGCACTGCAAAATTCTCGTTCAGTCCGACTCGTTGTCCGCCGAGAATCTGGTGTAAGTTCGAATCCTTGTTGCTGGCCAAGTGCACAGGATACACCTCAGCCACCGTGTTATGGTGATATTCTCCGTAGACATCGCCTGCGTCAGATGCAGTGTCACACTGGGCTGATGCCTGCCTGAAATTGAACTACCCCGAACAATCTCGCTTTATCATGAAATGTCTCCTATACAGTAGATATACTAAACTAGCTCGGTGCCAACTGTACAAGTTATGTTGAAATCGAAGTACCTTT encodes:
- a CDS encoding Zn(II)2Cys6 transcription factor (COG:S;~EggNog:ENOG410PFFY;~InterPro:IPR036864,IPR007219,IPR001138;~PFAM:PF00172;~TransMembrane:1 (o540-559i);~go_function: GO:0000981 - DNA-binding transcription factor activity, RNA polymerase II-specific [Evidence IEA];~go_function: GO:0003677 - DNA binding [Evidence IEA];~go_function: GO:0008270 - zinc ion binding [Evidence IEA];~go_process: GO:0006351 - transcription, DNA-templated [Evidence IEA];~go_process: GO:0006355 - regulation of transcription, DNA-templated [Evidence IEA]), which encodes MPEPGIPRPEVGWAAQPQQQTPPLGTADSRPPRARRRARAVCRRCHEKKIKCDLESQRSGSNPPCLNCTQSKSECILRPSRRNIRRPEPAGGTDQCGTSLIPCETGTQDAVCYGNSEPSAYGLLSLPPITQSVYRESLQAVTARPISQAPAEAGPLTTQAPLASIQTDAAFFDHLQTGFRPSHSQVPEHQTSSSNDPQASYLDESGYMPLLSDKQHAPNSRSGGPVTIDIHVPIHPLPPSLRMSYTELVLKNCQTFCPVLDATLLNTAEFENSLSLHQAIALVGSAIQPSLLHAEHPIGYYEKAKLLIQGGYEPNPLASLIAVMLFYWRAASPPTIVSMDSVWWWVGVAVRQAQEIGLHREPKPGQPLRAGESLGLRRRIWWTLFARERLTAICQGRPCIINQHDCNVQEPAPSDFLHPNDQRTVIFIHWISLCTIVGRVGDHLRRNPGSTQAHNGLLDELKDWAHSLPEALRLPFSTNVTMAFDADVYQLYLPYLACVTLLRLKKSAESVPTAYTTAILSASCTARIFEDFLVRGSLRFLQGMAGWYIAVALLALLSARQDKSLRQAADADIRVLRTALREMAKNWDSAKMYTASIDELLNKEEPAISIPAGGGGGGGGQRNDDQGLSVRYDPSAGSASQTASGSDEHQHGASYFPGTSSQTSALFGVLLRNGQHSPFSDFDQSNDLSYLLYDIFDNPLDGVNCDLTEPLTGWGMGFDQ
- a CDS encoding MBL fold metallo-hydrolase (COG:S;~EggNog:ENOG410PISV;~InterPro:IPR036866) yields the protein MGITSTSHWHWDHIGAPSTFPTTTDLVVGPGFKDAFCPGYPARKDSPILESDCRGRRLIEIDFSKSCLDIGQMKAHDYFGDGSFYILDAPGHALGHICALVRTTSSPDTFVFLAGDAIHHAAELRPSTYLPIPSSISPNPLTPLDLAGSFCPGHILDDLQSSRGIEPGQAFLNPLLGLSVPDAISTIRKVQELDCSGNIFVLFSHDTHAPKVIDFFPKSINHWKEKGWAHLAKWSFLQDFEQYIKSSVMQDGES
- a CDS encoding uncharacterized protein (COG:Q;~EggNog:ENOG410PUWG;~InterPro:IPR036291,IPR002347;~go_process: GO:0055114 - oxidation-reduction process [Evidence IEA]), with product MPRAFYNQAGPVTNVATIDTGGLQDRVAIITGGCSGLGYGYAKALVAAGCYVVLADLRPPPEPFEETQAIFVQCDVTIWEQQRAVFETATRRSSTGKIDIVIANAGIAGPDVLSGNRNPPFVRT
- a CDS encoding uncharacterized protein (COG:Q;~EggNog:ENOG410PUWG;~InterPro:IPR036291,IPR002347,IPR020904;~go_function: GO:0016491 - oxidoreductase activity [Evidence IEA];~go_process: GO:0055114 - oxidation-reduction process [Evidence IEA]), producing the protein MIDVNLTGVLYTTKLAAWYFSRQHRDPLDGCLVLAGSIMGYIDTQSSAIYGASKFAIRGLMCCLRRKGVFRVNSIAPWMIETPIMSKDFIGSIRPQLQEMDLDLALAEDAVRAVLRIVTDRAMNGHSLAIVPRQLAPSGYLDLDLDDFEVGTAADRLQKAASTIDYSLFRHELS
- a CDS encoding uncharacterized protein (COG:Q;~EggNog:ENOG410PFVV;~InterPro:IPR013154,IPR013149,IPR002328,IPR036291, IPR011032;~PFAM:PF00107,PF08240;~go_function: GO:0008270 - zinc ion binding [Evidence IEA];~go_function: GO:0016491 - oxidoreductase activity [Evidence IEA];~go_process: GO:0055114 - oxidation-reduction process [Evidence IEA]); protein product: MSMHAVRWHGDENGMSLKYETVDKPHLRPGWVMVKNAWSGICGSDLHEYCYGPKNGPLTPHPVTGESLPTGVGHEFSGTVHAVGEGVSDLEVGQKVVVFPSIMDHTCHYCHEEIFGLCESRGFMGYSGYGGGMQEYVCVERIAIHKVPHHVPLDIAALTEPLAVAWHGVLLSNPKPDHVALVLGAGPIGVSVIMGLQAHGVQNIYVSEPSEQRAERAMAAGATKVFNPAKDNIVASIQAVSDGLGAHIVFECAGVQSALDAAFAGARGKARVIELAKYPQPVSEFQEVVDAVASGRIGAPGAMVTARIPLQDAISGGFEELLKTKDKHCKILVQSDSLSAENLV
- a CDS encoding flavin-containing monooxygenase (COG:Q;~EggNog:ENOG410PFFP;~InterPro:IPR023753,IPR036188;~PFAM:PF07992,PF13450;~TransMembrane:1 (o40-57i);~go_function: GO:0016491 - oxidoreductase activity [Evidence IEA];~go_process: GO:0055114 - oxidation-reduction process [Evidence IEA]), with amino-acid sequence MTREISGQRRLHRASSRNGTNGTHEAMVSDSTPSAPGVETLDVLIIGAGFAGVYLLYQLRRRGFTVRAVEMGSDLGGVWHSNRYPGARVDTQYPVYCYSLPEVWEDWTWTCEYPDQAELQRYFHHVDSKLGISKDVYFNTKATGARFDEGTDTWTVSSATGRTFQSRYLIASTGFAAKRYIPEYSGRDSFKGIMHHSSFWPPEPVNVKGRRVGVLGSGATGIQITQEWADEVGETGSVKMFQRTPNLCCPMEQKALTLEEQAAHKVKYPEWFERRWHTFGGFLYEPRNSASSDHPPEERQALYEELWSMGGFRFYMNNYNDISRDLDANREAYNFWRDKIRARVKDKAKADILAPMEPPHPFGAKRVALEQGLYEKFNRPNVDVVDIKAHPIIGFEPEGIRTADGTVHELDVLAVATGFDSLTGGIKNIAIHGLGGKALVDKWAEGTHTYLGMATSGFPNFFFTYGPQAPSAFSNGAACIELQGDWIVKALVDMRLQGHQRIDADGAAEIEWKVEINQLSAKTLRHYTDSWYNGANIPGKPKEPLNYSGGLLKYRETLRTVREQNYRGFTLE